Proteins encoded within one genomic window of Bacillus sp. 1NLA3E:
- a CDS encoding DUF2062 domain-containing protein, translating into MSLKQKKYNFFQRIGRAFKLNFIKLFRSPGGAKKVSMGFAIGFGLEMLVISSASLIYILFVPIVRFAKGSFPAAIIGNVIGKISFLPVILLPFARKLGKIIYPMKIKIGHRTPFSFQNMIHGDFKGLINVLHGGIHLLIGMTVIGIILGVCSYFIVHYFYEKEKTKRLTRIRDKQGISKNNLNKSFI; encoded by the coding sequence ATGAGTCTAAAACAAAAAAAATATAATTTTTTTCAACGGATTGGACGGGCTTTTAAGTTGAATTTTATTAAGCTTTTTCGTTCACCTGGAGGAGCAAAAAAAGTATCAATGGGGTTTGCAATTGGTTTTGGGTTAGAAATGTTAGTAATATCATCAGCTTCGCTAATTTATATATTGTTTGTACCAATCGTCCGCTTTGCAAAAGGCTCTTTTCCCGCTGCTATTATTGGAAATGTCATTGGGAAAATATCTTTTCTTCCAGTAATCCTTTTACCTTTTGCTCGAAAACTTGGGAAAATTATTTATCCCATGAAAATAAAAATCGGGCACAGGACTCCATTTTCATTTCAAAATATGATCCATGGTGATTTTAAAGGCTTAATCAATGTCCTTCATGGAGGAATCCATCTTTTGATTGGCATGACCGTAATTGGAATTATTCTTGGGGTTTGTTCGTATTTTATCGTTCATTATTTTTACGAAAAAGAAAAAACAAAACGATTAACAAGAATTCGCGATAAACAAGGAATTAGTAAGAATAATTTAAATAAAAGTTTTATATAA